The following is a genomic window from Halodesulfovibrio marinisediminis DSM 17456.
CATATTTTAGTGCACCTTTCAAGTGAAGTATTCCGTTCTGCACTGTCGCAGGAAAAAATAAAACGCATCATCCTGTAAAAATATGAAGAGACGTTGCTGATATATGGCATTGCGCTTACGCAGGCTGTTAGCTCATATTTTTTCTTTGTTATCGTGATTGACGAACGTACTATTGCCATAGTGGTAATGTGCGTTAAGGGAATTGCAGATGGTGCTAAGGAAGGTGCTGGGGGGATAGTGATAAGAGTCTCAGCAAGTTGCTAGACGTTGACACTCTAATAACGTGGCTATTGTTGGATGTGTCAGGATAATCATTCTATTTGGTTTGATTTTACCTGTCTTTTACACAGGGGACGAAGAATAAGTCCTTTTGGATATATTTTGTAAATTAAGCTCTTACACGAAAGTGTAAGAGCTTTTTTGTTTTTCAGGTGTGGAAAGTATAGGCCTAAAGTGTTTTCCAAGCTTAACCGTTTGAAAATGAATGAGATTATCCTCAAGGTGAGAATTTTAGAGAAAAATCTTGACCTTCCCCCTAGGGGGCAGGGCTAGGGTTACTCACACTCATAAAAGGTTCGTGATTATTTCTCGAACATTCCTTTGCTATTTTGAAGTGTTACTTGTTTTTGCTGCATGAATTGCTCTGTATACTAACGGGTTATGCATGAATCAGATTGTTTTTTGATCAAACATAAAACCGGATTCTGTCTCAGTGCAAATAACAGTGCGTTTTCTCTTTCTATTTATCTACTTACCGTTGTTTGTTTTTGTTGTCGTTTGATTTGTAACAGTTTGCTTTTGTTACGAATTTAAAAACTGACCTGTCCGGAGAAGTATGAGGCTAGCAAGTGAAGTTAATCTTTCAATCTATGCGCAATCATAGGCTGAAGGAGGGAGGCATCAATGCTGATGCAAACCGCGAACAATGTAACCCAAATAGGAAAGGAGAGTGTCGAAATGAGTAAAAATGATGCGTTAGGCATGGTTGAAACAAAAGGATTGGTTGGCTCAATAGAAGCTGCTGATGCCATGGTGAAGGCTGCGAACGTTATCTTAGTGGGAAGAGAATCCATTGGTGCGGGTTTAGTAACAGTCATGGTGCGTGGCGATGTTGGTGCCGTTAAGGCGGCAACTGATGCAGGTGCTGCCGCAGCTCAGCGTGTTGGAGAAGTGATGTCTGTTCATGTCATCCCTCGTCCGCATGCTGATGTTGAGACCCTTCTTCCAGCTAACGCTTCAAAGTAAAAAACAAAGATAAGCCTCATTCGCCAAGACGTTGCGTCCGTACAGTGCTGAAAAGATCCGGTTGTGTTCCTTCTGTTTTGTCAGCCTGAAAGCTTACATTGTTTTTTTATCCAAAAAGTCTGCCCTAAGGGTAAGTTTTTAATAACTCACTAAGATTACAGCAGATGAAACCATAACAAAGGAGAACTTTTCATGCGTTACCGCGGTGAAAATGCATTGGGTCTCATTGAAACACTGGGCATGGTTCCAGCGTTGTACGGTGCAGATTGCATGCTTAAAGCAGCAGATGTTGAGCTTGTTTCATACGAAAACATTGGCTCTACCCTTGTTACCGTAATGGTTAAGGGCGATGTGGCAGCTGTTCAGGCAGCTGTAGAAGCTGGTGCAGCTGCAGCAGCAAAAATCGGTAAAGTTACAGCCAAGAACGTAATGGCACGTCCTGAGCCAAGAGTCGGCGATATTGTTTCTGTACACGATATTGATGTGGAGTAAGCGACATGAGTAGAGCAAGCGCACTTGGTTTAGTTGAAGTTTTTGGTCTTGTGTATGTGCTGGAAGCAGCAGATGCGATGCTTAAAGCAGCAAACGTTGATCTCGTTGGTTACGAGAACACCGCATCCGGCTACATTTCCGTACTGGTACAGGGTGATGTGTCTGCATGTAACTCCGCTGTAGAAGCTGGCGTGGGCGCTATTGAAAGAATGGGTGCTGAGGTTCACAGCTCCATCGTTATTCCTTCCCCACATCAGGATATTTACAAAATTACAGATCGTTACTCTTTGGAAAAACTTCTTCCACACAAATAACTGACTCGGTTTTTCAGGAACGATTGTAGCTTGGTGGGAGTGCCTTGATGACAATTATAGACAATGATTTGCTCTCAATACAGGAAGCCAGAATCTTAGCAGAAAATGCGTACGAGGCTCAGAAACAGCTTGGTGCGTTTTCTCAGGAAAAACTGGATGCCATTGTTGAGAGTATGGCAGATGTGCTTGAGCAACATACGCAGGCTCTCGCCGTTATGTCCCATGAAGAAACGGATTATGGCGACTGGCAGCATAAGCTTATTAAAAACGAATTTGTTTGTGGTTTCGCGCGCAGATCTTTGAGGGGGATGCGCTGTGTAGGCATTATCGGTGAAGACCGTGAAAAGCAGACAAAGGATGTCGGGGTTCCTGTAGGTGTACTTGTTGCGCTGTGTCCGGCTACCAGTCCGGTTTCAACAACTATCTACAAGGCGCTGATTGCAATCAAGTCAGGCAATGCCATTGTCTTTTCTCCGCACCCGAGAGCACAGAAAACAATCAGTAAAACTCTTGATATCATGATTGAGGCTGCCCAGAAGTGCGGTCTTCCGGAAGGTGCACTGTCCTATATGCGTACAGTAGCGCCTAGTGGAACCGAAGAACTGATGGGGCACAAAGCGGTCTCTCTCATTCTGAATACTGGCGTTCCCGGTATGCTTGACGCTGCAAGCAAATCCGGCAAGCCGTTTATTTACGGCGGTGCAGGTAATGGACCTGCATTTGTTGAACGCACTGCAGATATTCAGCAGGCTGTTAAAGATATTATCGCCAGTAAGACATTTGACCATGGCGTTGTTTCAGCAGCAGGGCAGTCAGTCGTTGTCGATGGCTGCGTTGCCGGTGAAGTGAAAAGTGCTCTGCAACGCTATGGCGCGTATTTCATGTCTGAAGATGAAGCGAGCAAGCTTGGTTCTTTACTTTTCCATTCCGACGGAAAACCGAATCATGATTTGATTGGAATACCGGCCGTCAAAATTGCACATAAAGCCGGTTTTTCAGTACCGGATAACACTACCGTATTGATCGCAGAACGGAAGTATGTGTCTGAATTTGATCCATACTCACGGGAAAAACTGTGCCCTGTTCTTGGCTTTTATATTGAGCCGGACTGGATGCATGCATGCGAGAAATGCATAGAGTTGCTGCTTAGCGACCGCTGCGGGCACACTCTGGTTATCCATTCAAAAGATGAAGATGTGATCAATCAGTTTGCGCTGAAAAAGCCGGTAGGCAGGGTGTTGGTTAACACGCCTGCGGCGTTCGGCAGCATGGGCGCAACAACCAATCTGTTTCCTTCCATGACGCTGGGCAGTGGCTCGGCAGGGAAGGGGTTTACATCAGATAACGTATCTCCAATGAACCTGATCTACGTTCGCAAAGTCGGATACGGCGTGCGTAATGTTGAATCAATAGGGGCTGAAATCTTCCATAAACAGGCAGCGACTGCACCGATTGCAGCGCCTGTTACTAACAGTGGTTTGAGCTCCAGTTCATTGCAGGCAGTACATCGTATTTTGAAAGAGGCTATTGGAGAGCTTTAATGCCGACAATTAACTCTGAAAGATTTCAAATAGAAGTGAGGTAGTAGTGGATATTCGGGAATTATCAGATAAGCTTGCAGAAGCTACAAAAAATATGACTCCGGAAGAGCGTGCTTCTTTGCAGAAGATGTTCGAAGAAGTAACAGAAGATGTACTGAACCGTCAGGCTGCTCAGGGCAACCCTGTTCAGTACACTCCAACTACACATGGTACAGAAATTCCTGGTGGTCCTACTGATCGTCATGTTCGCTTGAGAGAAAACTTCCTCAAGCAGGTACCTACCATCACCACTCACCGTGCTCGTGCAATTACTAAAATTGCTAAAGAAAATCCGGGCATGCCTAAAGTTTTGCTTCGTGCAAAATGCTTTAAGCATTGTTGTGAGACTGCTCCTCTGGTTATTCAGAACGACGAGCTTATCGTTGGTGCACCTTGTGGCGCGCCACGTGCCGGTGCGTTCTCTCCAGATATCGCGTGGCGTTGGCTTGCTGACGAACTCGATACCATCGGTACCCGTAGTCAGGACCCGTTCTACATTTCTGAAGAAGACAAGAAGATCATGCGTGAAGAGCTGTTCCCGTTCTGGGCCGGCAAATCCGTTGATGAACATTGTGAAGACCAGTACCGCGAAGCTGGCTTGTGGGAACTTTCCGGTGAATCTTATGTATCCGATTGTTCTTACCACGCAGTAAACGGTGGTGGTGACTCCAACCCTGGTTACGACGTAATCCTGATGAACAAGGGTATGCTCGACGTTCAGCGTGAAGCTAGAGAACACCTCGAAAAGCTGAGCTACAAGAACCCTGAAGACATCGAGAAAATTTATTTCTACAAAGCACTGATCGATACTGCTGAAGGTATCATGATCTATGCACGTAGAATTTCTGAGTACGCAGCACAGCTTGCACAGCAGGAAACCAACCCTCAGCGTAAAGCTGAACTCATGAAGATTTCCGAAGTGAACGCTCGTGTTCCAGCTCACAAGCCAACCACTTTCTGGGAAGCAATCCAGTCTGTATGGACAATTGAATCCCTCCTCGTAGTTGAAGAAAACCAGACAGGTATGTCTATTGGCCGTGTGGACCAGTACATGTACCCGTACTACAAGGCCGATCTTGAAGCTGGCCGCATGACTGATTACGAAGCATTCGATCTTGCTGGTTGTATGCTGATTAAGATGTCTGAAATGATGTGGATTACCAGTGAAGGTGGTTCCAAGTTCTTCGCAGGTTACCAGCCATTCGTAAACATGTGTGTTGGTGGTGTGACTCGTGACGGTCTTGATGCAACCAACGACCTTACATACCTGCTGATGGATGCTGTGCGTCACGTTAAAGTGTACCAGCCATCCCTATCTACCCGCGTGCATAACAAGTCTCCGCAGAAATACCTCAAGAAGATTATTGAAGTAATTCGTGCTGGTATGGGCTTCCCTGCAATTCACTTTGATGACACCCACATCAAAATGATGCTTGCAAAAGGTGTATCTATTGAAGACGCACGCGACTACTGCCTGATGGGTTGTGTAGAACCACAGAAATCCGGTCGTCTCTACCAGTGGACTTCCACTGCATACACTCAGTGGCCTATTTGTATTGAGCTTGTTCTCAACCATGGTGTGCCACTTTGGTATGGCAAACAGGTTTGTCCGGATATGGGCGATCTTAGCAGCTTCCAGACCTACGAACAGTTCGAAGAAGCTGTTAAAGCACAGATTAAATTCATCACTGAGAAAAGTAGCGTAGCTACTGTTATTTCTCAGCGTGTTCACAAAGAGCTCGCTCCTAAGCCTCTCATGTCCATCATGTACGAAGGTTGTATGGAAAATGGCCGTGACGTATCTGCTGGCGGCGCAATGTACAACTTCGGTCCAGGTGTAATCTGGAGTGGTCTTGCTACTTACGCAGACTCTATGGCTGCGATTAAGAAGCTTGTATTCGACGAGAAAAAATACACTCTCGAACAGCTTAATGAAGCACTCAAAGCTGATTTCGTTGGTTACGACCAGATTAAAGCTGATTGTCTTGCTGCTCCAAAATTCGGTAACGACGATGACTACGCAGACCTTATTGCTGCAGACCTCGTTAGCTTCACCGAAGCAGAGCACCGTAAGTTTAAAACTCTCTACTCCGTATTGAGCCACGGTACTCTCTCCATTTCCAACAACACCCCGTTTGGTCAGCTTACCGGTGCATCCGCAGGCGGTCGTCGTGCATGGCTGCCGCTTTCTGACGGTATCAGCCCAAGTCACGGTGCAGACTTCAAGGGCCCTACAGCCATTATTAAATCTGTTTCCAAAATGGCTAACGACAGCATGAACATCGGTATGGTGCACAACTTCAAGCTCATGTCCGGTCTCTTGGATACCCCAGAGGGTGAGCAGGGCATCATTACTCTTATCCGTACCGCAAGCATGCTCGGTAACGGTGAAATGCAGTTTAACTACCTTGATAACGAAGTTCTTCTCGATGCTCAGAAGCATCCTGAAAACTACCGTGATCTTGTTGTTCGTGTTGCAGGCTACTCAGCGTTCTTCGTTGAGCTCTGCAAAGACGTTCAGGACGAAATTATCAGCAGAACAATGCTGAAAGAAATCTAGCCAGACGGGGTTTGAGTACACATGACTACTAATTCAGACATGATTGAAAGAAAGGGACTTATCTTCAACGTACAGAAGTACAATATGTACGATGGTCCTGGAGTAAGAACCCTCGTGTTTTTCAAGGGATGTCCGTTGCGTTGCAAGTGGTGCTCAAACCCCGAAGGCCAAAAACGCAAGTTTCAGATCCTGTATAAACAGGATGTCTGCGTCAATTGCGGTAAGTGCGCCTCTGTGTGTCCTGTGGGACTTCATTCCATGGGAGCAGGCGGCACTTTACATCAGATGTCAGACAGCATTGACTGCATAGGTTGTGGTAAATGCGAAGAAGTCTGTGCTGCATCAGCACTTTCCGTCGTCGGTGAGAAGAAAACCACTTCTGAGGTGATGGACATTGTCGAAGAGGATAGAGCCTTCTACGAGATGTCCGGAGGTGGTGTGACTTTGGGCGGTGGAGAAGTGCTGATGCAACCAGAATTCGCCACAAACGTACTGATGACCTGTAAGCAGCGGGGTATCAACACAGCAATTGAAACCTGCGGATACGCAAAGCAGGAAGCTGTGCTTAAGGCTGCTGAGTTCGTGGATTTATTCCTTTACGACATTAAGCACATCAACTCAGAAAAGCACTATGAGTTGACCGGCGTGCGTAACGAAACCATTTTGCAGAACGTGACCGCGCTTATTGAAAAGCGTCACAATGTAAAAATCCGTCTGCCGTTGATGAAAGATGTGAACGATGCACCTGAGGATATTGAAGGGCTTATCGCCTTTTTGAAACCATTCCGCGACCGTAAAAATTTCAAAGGTGTCGACTTACTTCCGTACCACAAGATGGGTGTGAACAAATACAAGCAGCTGGGCTGGGAGTACCCGATGAAGGGTGATTTTGCTCTTAGTGATGCTGACCTGGAACGAATTGAAAATCAGTTCAAAGCACACGACTTCGTAGTTTCAGTAATTCGACACTAGGCATTATTGCCTCCGGCGGCTCTCCAAGGGGCAAGGGCTCTACCCTGCACCCGCAAGGGGGATGCCCCCTTGACCGTGGATTTGTTTGGAGAGGGGATCCGTTAGAGAGTAGTTTTGTCGGCAACATTAAAGGTAGCTTGTAATGCAAAGTAATCAGTCCCGTGAGTTGGAACGAATCATTCAGGAAACCGTTCCGGGTAAACAGGTCACAATCGCCCACGTTATCGCAGCTCCTATGAAGGACATTTATGAGCGTCTGGGTGTGGAAGAAAAAGGCGCACTTGGTATTTTGACCTTGTCTCCTTTTGAGACTGCTATCATTGCCGCCGATATTGCCACCAAAACAGCAGATGTGGAAATCGGATTTTTAGACCGCTTCACCGGTTCTGTAGTTCTTACCGGTAGCGTTGAGAGCGTGGAAACAGCATTACAGGCGGTTGTGGATGTGTTGTCCCGCAACATGGGCTTTACAGCCGGAGCCGTAACCCGCTCCTAGAGTCTCGGATGGTACAACGAAGAATCATGCTCATCGGGGCAACAGGTTGTGGAAAGACTTCGCTTGCTAACGTGCTGGATCAGTACGGTGAACCTGTTAGCCAAGACGGGACGTCTACAGGCATCGTCTCTGCCCGCGGTAGACAAGATGTCCGCTACGGCAAGCATACGATAGATGTGCCCGGCGGATATTTTGAAAATCCGTGGATGTACAACCACCTTATTGCACTGGCACAGAACCATGCTTCCCATGTGGTGTTTGTGGTGAGCCAGTCACAACGTTCAGTGGCAGGTGCGCCGGGGCTGGCAAAAGTGTTTGGTTGCTCCGTTACCGGAGTGGTGACGCACTGTGATGTGAAGTCGCAGAACAAGAATTTTTGCCTGAAGCAATTGCAGCAGTATGGCGTACCGGAACCGTACTTCAATGTCAGTGTGGCAGATGGAAGCGGCATTCCGGAGTTATTACAGCATCTGTTTTGATGCTCGGATGTGAAAGGAACAGTAGATGAAATTTATTACCGAAGACGATCTCCGCACCTTGTACAGAAAAGAAGCTTTTACTGACTTCAATGTAACGAAGGACGTGAAGCTTACTCCTGGTGCGCGTCAGTTCCTGACCGACAGAAGAATTACCATTCTTTTGGACGGTGTTCCTTCCGAGCGTGCTGAGCCTTCTCCTTCAACGCACTTTCAGGCTCCAGTCTTGGAAAAGAAAGTTGAACCTGCTGCTGAGGCAGAGTTCGACTGGAAAAAGAAACGACTTAGCGCCGAGCTTAAATCAATTGCCAATACGTTTCTTCTTATCGCGTGTGAATTGCAGGCACGAGATATCACTCTTTCTCAAAGCGTTGCTGTCCTTGAACGAGAAGTGTCAGCAATGCACGCTATTCTTGATGAAGATGCCCCATTGCAGGATCTAGACTTCGAGGAATGCCGCGGCATCACAAAAGAAAACTTTTCCACTCCGTTGGCGGACTGTTTTGAGATTACCTCGGAACATATGCTGCCGCCTAACGGTAAAGAGGTTCTGCTTCTGAACAAGCTTCGTTCTGCCATGCACATGCTTGAAGCGACAGTTTTGGAACTGTACGGAACCTGTTCAGATGAGAACAGTTTCTGTGTTCGTGTGAGCCAGATTCGTAATGTTCTGTCCCAAATGATTTGCACTGCACTAGGAGGGAGAGAATGTCAGAGAGTAGAGTAAATTTTGTTTACTGTGACAAACTTCTTCCCGTGTTACGCCCTGTTATCGAAACACGGCTGGCATCCCACACGCATGACCCCAAAAATTCAATGGTTGTCTTACAGCTAGGCTTTGGTCTTAGCTGTAAGACACAAGCATAGCTCAGAAGGGTATCATTATGGAATTTCGCATAATTAAATCACCGTCTCCTGGAGCATTGAACATCCTGTTACGCCGCAGAGGTTCCGGCAAATCAGACATTGCTGAACCTGTTGATGCCGTGGGGCTTATTCAGGGCAAAATGATCGATATGGTTGTTGCTGCGGATATCGCGGAAAAAAGTGTTGGCGTTGTGGTGGAAGATATTAAGGGCAACTGTCCGCAGAACATGATCCTGCTCGCTATTA
Proteins encoded in this region:
- a CDS encoding BMC domain-containing protein, encoding MRYRGENALGLIETLGMVPALYGADCMLKAADVELVSYENIGSTLVTVMVKGDVAAVQAAVEAGAAAAAKIGKVTAKNVMARPEPRVGDIVSVHDIDVE
- a CDS encoding BMC domain-containing protein yields the protein MEFRIIKSPSPGALNILLRRRGSGKSDIAEPVDAVGLIQGKMIDMVVAADIAEKSVGVVVEDIKGNCPQNMILLAIMGDTASVESAMAEIKFKLKEGYHAC
- the eutS gene encoding ethanolamine utilization microcompartment protein EutS; amino-acid sequence: MQSNQSRELERIIQETVPGKQVTIAHVIAAPMKDIYERLGVEEKGALGILTLSPFETAIIAADIATKTADVEIGFLDRFTGSVVLTGSVESVETALQAVVDVLSRNMGFTAGAVTRS
- a CDS encoding aldehyde dehydrogenase family protein yields the protein MTIIDNDLLSIQEARILAENAYEAQKQLGAFSQEKLDAIVESMADVLEQHTQALAVMSHEETDYGDWQHKLIKNEFVCGFARRSLRGMRCVGIIGEDREKQTKDVGVPVGVLVALCPATSPVSTTIYKALIAIKSGNAIVFSPHPRAQKTISKTLDIMIEAAQKCGLPEGALSYMRTVAPSGTEELMGHKAVSLILNTGVPGMLDAASKSGKPFIYGGAGNGPAFVERTADIQQAVKDIIASKTFDHGVVSAAGQSVVVDGCVAGEVKSALQRYGAYFMSEDEASKLGSLLFHSDGKPNHDLIGIPAVKIAHKAGFSVPDNTTVLIAERKYVSEFDPYSREKLCPVLGFYIEPDWMHACEKCIELLLSDRCGHTLVIHSKDEDVINQFALKKPVGRVLVNTPAAFGSMGATTNLFPSMTLGSGSAGKGFTSDNVSPMNLIYVRKVGYGVRNVESIGAEIFHKQAATAPIAAPVTNSGLSSSSLQAVHRILKEAIGEL
- the cutC gene encoding choline trimethylamine-lyase: MDIRELSDKLAEATKNMTPEERASLQKMFEEVTEDVLNRQAAQGNPVQYTPTTHGTEIPGGPTDRHVRLRENFLKQVPTITTHRARAITKIAKENPGMPKVLLRAKCFKHCCETAPLVIQNDELIVGAPCGAPRAGAFSPDIAWRWLADELDTIGTRSQDPFYISEEDKKIMREELFPFWAGKSVDEHCEDQYREAGLWELSGESYVSDCSYHAVNGGGDSNPGYDVILMNKGMLDVQREAREHLEKLSYKNPEDIEKIYFYKALIDTAEGIMIYARRISEYAAQLAQQETNPQRKAELMKISEVNARVPAHKPTTFWEAIQSVWTIESLLVVEENQTGMSIGRVDQYMYPYYKADLEAGRMTDYEAFDLAGCMLIKMSEMMWITSEGGSKFFAGYQPFVNMCVGGVTRDGLDATNDLTYLLMDAVRHVKVYQPSLSTRVHNKSPQKYLKKIIEVIRAGMGFPAIHFDDTHIKMMLAKGVSIEDARDYCLMGCVEPQKSGRLYQWTSTAYTQWPICIELVLNHGVPLWYGKQVCPDMGDLSSFQTYEQFEEAVKAQIKFITEKSSVATVISQRVHKELAPKPLMSIMYEGCMENGRDVSAGGAMYNFGPGVIWSGLATYADSMAAIKKLVFDEKKYTLEQLNEALKADFVGYDQIKADCLAAPKFGNDDDYADLIAADLVSFTEAEHRKFKTLYSVLSHGTLSISNNTPFGQLTGASAGGRRAWLPLSDGISPSHGADFKGPTAIIKSVSKMANDSMNIGMVHNFKLMSGLLDTPEGEQGIITLIRTASMLGNGEMQFNYLDNEVLLDAQKHPENYRDLVVRVAGYSAFFVELCKDVQDEIISRTMLKEI
- a CDS encoding BMC domain-containing protein; translated protein: MSRASALGLVEVFGLVYVLEAADAMLKAANVDLVGYENTASGYISVLVQGDVSACNSAVEAGVGAIERMGAEVHSSIVIPSPHQDIYKITDRYSLEKLLPHK
- a CDS encoding EutP/PduV family microcompartment system protein, with protein sequence MVQRRIMLIGATGCGKTSLANVLDQYGEPVSQDGTSTGIVSARGRQDVRYGKHTIDVPGGYFENPWMYNHLIALAQNHASHVVFVVSQSQRSVAGAPGLAKVFGCSVTGVVTHCDVKSQNKNFCLKQLQQYGVPEPYFNVSVADGSGIPELLQHLF
- a CDS encoding BMC domain-containing protein, with translation MSKNDALGMVETKGLVGSIEAADAMVKAANVILVGRESIGAGLVTVMVRGDVGAVKAATDAGAAAAQRVGEVMSVHVIPRPHADVETLLPANASK
- the cutD gene encoding choline TMA-lyase-activating enzyme, with translation MTTNSDMIERKGLIFNVQKYNMYDGPGVRTLVFFKGCPLRCKWCSNPEGQKRKFQILYKQDVCVNCGKCASVCPVGLHSMGAGGTLHQMSDSIDCIGCGKCEEVCAASALSVVGEKKTTSEVMDIVEEDRAFYEMSGGGVTLGGGEVLMQPEFATNVLMTCKQRGINTAIETCGYAKQEAVLKAAEFVDLFLYDIKHINSEKHYELTGVRNETILQNVTALIEKRHNVKIRLPLMKDVNDAPEDIEGLIAFLKPFRDRKNFKGVDLLPYHKMGVNKYKQLGWEYPMKGDFALSDADLERIENQFKAHDFVVSVIRH